In the genome of Candidatus Eisenbacteria bacterium, the window ATACAAGTAGAGAGGGAGTGTCACGATTTACCGGGACGATGCTCAAAGAAATAGGGACGGATTATTCCGGGAGCCGGCGCCATGGAAGTGCTTCGAGTGGACCTTCTCAAAAAATCCTACCGCCTACCAAAATTGAGGGCCAAGAAGAAACCAGCGCTCCTGGGGCTCTCCCTTGAAGCCAGGGAGGGGGAGGTCCTGGGTCTCGTAGGGCCCAACGGAGCCGGAAAAACAACATTTTTCCGCATCCTCATGGGTCTCTTGCGTCCCGATGAGGGCTCGGGGCATATCCTTGGATTTCCTCTGGGCCACCCAGAGGCCCGCCGTCAGATGGGATTTCTCCCCGAGCGTTTCTTCTTTTATCCTCGGCTGACGGTTGAGGAGATGCTCAATGTTTCAGCGCGGCTGTCCGGCGCCTCGAAGAAGGAGATGCGGTTCCGGACCCAGAGCGCCATGAAGCGCCTTGGACTGGATGAGGTCTTCTCGGTACAGCTCGGCAGCCTATCGAAGGGCTGGCTTCAGCGGGTCGGATTGGCTCAGGCCCTGGTAGGGGAACCCCGATTGCTCATACTGGATGAGCCGATGAGCGGGCTCGATCCGCTGGGAAGAGCGCAGGTTCGAGAATTCATTTCCGAGTTGGCGGCCGAGGGGAGAACCATCCTTCTGAGCTCACATATTTTGCCGGATGTCGAGGCTCTGGCCCATAGGGTTGCTCTCATTTCAAAAGGTCAAATACTTGAAATAACTTCGATGTCTCAGATTCTGAGGGAATCTCAGGATGACATGGAGATCCAGCTCTTGCCCCCTGAAGGATACCGGCCCGGCAAAGGCCGGATGTCCGGAAGAGATACGGATGGATGGGAAAGGTGGGTCCTTGAAGGATTGCAGCAAGGTGAGTTGGAGATGATCTTGTCGGATCTTCTCAAGAAGGGCGCCTCCATTCGCTCCATTCAGCCGCGAACAAATAATTTGGAAAGTCGTCTGCTGGAACAAATGAAGATCCAGAAGAAGAGGGTTGCTTGATGACTGCTATTTTTGTGATCGCGCGCCTGACATTTCTTGAAATCCGCAGGGAACGCGTCGTTTCCATCGTGGCGGCGTTGGGAATCCTCTCCATGTTTCTGACCTATATCTTTTCCCAATTAGCCCTGG includes:
- a CDS encoding ABC transporter ATP-binding protein, translated to MEVLRVDLLKKSYRLPKLRAKKKPALLGLSLEAREGEVLGLVGPNGAGKTTFFRILMGLLRPDEGSGHILGFPLGHPEARRQMGFLPERFFFYPRLTVEEMLNVSARLSGASKKEMRFRTQSAMKRLGLDEVFSVQLGSLSKGWLQRVGLAQALVGEPRLLILDEPMSGLDPLGRAQVREFISELAAEGRTILLSSHILPDVEALAHRVALISKGQILEITSMSQILRESQDDMEIQLLPPEGYRPGKGRMSGRDTDGWERWVLEGLQQGELEMILSDLLKKGASIRSIQPRTNNLESRLLEQMKIQKKRVA